The Anoplolepis gracilipes chromosome 5, ASM4749672v1, whole genome shotgun sequence region AACACCTACTTTGTCGATTTTTAATGGAGCTGTAGTCCTCTTCGAACACTTGACCCGTGCTGCTGGCGAATGCCTCGGCGCTGTCGAGGTACCCATGATGGACGAGATACGTACACACCATTCTGTCGAATTCGTACAGAGTACTTCATTACTCTCGAAAGATATTGTGAACATTGGTCCGTTGGCGATATTTTCCCGCTAACTGCCTGATTTATCCGCGCAAACGTTTTTGAGAGCAACTCTCGCATATCAAGGCGGATCTTAACGGACAACAATGACAAAcgaaggaagagaaaaaataaccacgaagaaagaaaaatagtagAAAATCACGCACTCGGTCGCCGTCTCGTTTTCTGGTTGGATATGTACCTGTGAAGGATTGCCTGCCACTGGCCCTGGCCGTGGTCTGGCGTGGGATAGTTTATGATCTGTAATCTCGTTCGTACACGCAATTCGTTGATCATGTCCCCGATGTCGAAGACAAACGGCAACTGTCCAAAGTTGGCGTCCACCACTTCGCCCGGAGTCTGCAGACCGACCGTTGGAAAGAGATTGGTCTGCAAAAGCGaattgcatttaaataaaacattcaatatttaaatctattttacttaatttgcaaatttaattctggtttctgaataataaatttcataattttatcaacgcattagaaaaaaaaaaaaaaaaaacaataaaaatttacttgttataaaaacttaaaacatCAGTTTTTTCCAGATATAAAAACAtacgaaaagaaaattgatttattatacattactgAGATTAATAAGGTGTGAAGAAAATACGAGATTCGTCTCAATATTTCAGGTCTTCATTAATATCGCTTCTTCttgtcttttatatatgtctaggaattttaaaatgtaatacgaTCTGTTTCAGTGTTTGTATCAATTGACGTGGCGAGTAACTTACGGGAAGGTCAGTGAAGGCAATGCCCAAGTGATGCCCATTTTTCGTATAGAAGGCGGTGTTGTCAACGAGGTTTACGCCGCAGCCGATCACGTCACCGGTAGTGAAGGTCGGTCCGTAAGGTTGCCCGGTGCCGCTTGAGCAGAAACTGTGACCGTCGTCACCGTGATAGCCGTACGAATGCTTGTCCCAGCCTGGTAATCTATTTACATTGACGTCGCGTGCCGAGAGGCCAATGCCCATGTAACCGTCGCGTCCCTTGCTCACGATCTTCACCTCGAAGTAATACAAGCCACAGGCGGCCGGTATCGCATGCGTTGTGCGAACGCTGGCAGCGTCTTTGTGAGTTTTGCCGTAACCTGAGGAAAGAACGCGGCCCCGACTCACTTTATGGGAATCGGTGAATCCGACAATTTTAAGGTAATCCGGATATGTACAGAAACAGTTACAAGTTGCAaataacgtatataaaaatgtagacaGAAACGCATTCTCGTAGATGGAACTTATCTGTCACTTGAGATAAAACCAAGGTCATCGTGCGCTTCGGAGATGCCATATGTTCGAATATATCTTTTCTGCCTATGCGTCCAATTGTTTTTCTATTAGCAGGATGAAGGCATGATTATCAGAATGTGTGTGGAAacatggattttttttttcaaggatAGTTATGTTATTGAAGAtgcgttatataatttattttgtataccatatgttttttttctgcatCAATCGACTCCCATCATCGTGCATGTAAAGGTATAAATAGTAACAATCGAATAAAATTACCAAAAAatgaagagaaatatttattataataattgaaatatacatttcgcgtattttcaatttcaaaatattatctagGAAAATTGAAGGAATAAAGtgccaaaaaatttatttatcatttcattCGTTGTGAAATTTGGTTAAGCAAGGGTAGTTAGCAGTAAACTCTTCCTGTCAAGATAGAGATAAGCGAGAACCTGTGATCCCCTTCTCGAGATACGCTATGCGCCTTGGACACGATGTGAAATATTGATTTCGAGTAAGTCGCATAGTGCATACGCGGAAGAACGCGCGATCTAAAGACACCCAGGTTACTATAAACAAGTGAAATGCGACCAGGTGCTTTCACGCTGTTGTAACTTGAAACGCGAGCGATGTATTTTTGGTGCATAACACGCGGTGGCGATGAAGAATGCGCGCTTTAGGAAGCGACTTTCGCGCGCCCGTTAAGAAACTTTAATGTCAAATCGTTCCTTCGAtgttcattatataataaaatatcgtgtAAACACATCGTATAAACAtctgtacaaatatatatatatatatatatatttttaacgttaaaaCGTGACGTCAGTTTGCCACAATGTTGGGGTTTTTACTTATCGTGACTTTCTGATGcgcaattttaaacatttcaataTGTGTACTCCGAATGAAATGTTTGAGTGAAAATAAGCTCTTCATtgctatgaaaaaaaaaaattaatatactacCACATGAAGCTAAAGCACAAATTGATCCGTGCAAATACACAATTTAGCAGAGCAGATGTAAGTAGGGCATTAGGTCAGCGCGCGGCACATCGATGCAATATTACAAGCTTTATCTGCCGATCTGTGATCTATGAGTTTATGTTATGCGCATGTCCCGCCCTTACACAATGTAATATACCGTATCTATCTCTCTATCGGGCATCATTTATATAGCTTTCGGATATATCGTTTTTATTAGGTcgttatgaaatttatattcgtattTGTGCAAACATCGTTGCACAAACTATAGTAAAACTGTTCTAAGTAACTGTGCGTTTGAGAGATGTAATATTAGTGCGCAGGGATATCCGGTTTATTCCAAAATAGCTAGAGAGAAAATCGGATACTTGAGTATACCGGGATCCTTTCCGTAAaaagatttgataaaatttcaaaaatgtcacgtagaattttatgaaaacgATATGACTTCTCAATATGTTCAAAATAtcacttttttaaatcaaaatacgaggcttttacattttatccTTGCGTTAAATAATTGCGATAAATTATGGTAAAATAACgatgtacatataatgaataatgtataatatgttaaGTATCTTTAATTTTGAGAAGTTTTATATTCAGGAAAAAACCCAGAAAATCACCCAGTTgctcgattaattttaattttaattactttagtaattgtatgttaattataattatactttaataactGTATGTcgtactttataaaaatgataatcaaTACTCATAAATTTCAGAGATTTACAAGAAGATACGTAAAAGGTACAAGAAAGATCAAGATGCGTGTTTACGAGAATCAAACGTAAGTGCAAGTACAAGGAAAATGCAAGAACAGTTAAGGGCTAACGGTAGATGCACGGATGGACGACCTTCCGTTTTCTTAGCTTGATCTAAGAAATATCACGTGCATCGGTGCCGTGCTTCGTAAACAGATGCGTTTGCGAATCGCGCTCCAAGACACGGTTCCTGGCTGAGCTCTTAAACGGAGTTCCCGCTACGTTTATTCGAAATTGTTATCGTGGACTTGCACGTAAATAGGAGAGGCCCGGATCTGGCGAGTCTTCGAGGTTCGCAATCAACGATCGCACGAGTCACTAACAATTTAATTGGAAAACGCAAAGAAATCGCGATTCTCGAATTGCGTCACGAACAAGTTTGCGATTATCgcgatatgtaaaattattcatctTATGCAGAATGCAATCAAAAATATGGCTTGTTTAAGTgataaatttcgaatttttagattttgcatatttttgcaattccttatattataaaaaaaaaaacgattaaaatattcaagtatCGGTAACTTGTGAATTACGGAgttgatgaataaaaaatacaggaaaaaaaagaaactataataaataataataaataaacattcgTAATGAAGCATaaacatctaaaaatatatatattttttttatcctttaatttattataatatttgataggTTCTTGAAAAGATTACAActgttgaaatatttactCGCAAGTTAGAACGATCTGAAATAAATGCTACATAGACTCTGTAGAAGAGACAACGATCGAAGTTAAATTAAAGAGGATTCGCCAGCAACGGATATTATCGACGCGCAGCATAGCTAAAGTCGAGTACTCGTGCATTATGTTTCATCATGTCTGCCACGAATCACGATATCTTATTCCATGTTTTCCAATTTTAATAGCCAATGCAATTAATCATGttggtatttaataaaattctacatttattatacgtatcgAGAGATAGAATATTCGTATTCCAATAAATTGCATGTGTAAATAgtgtaattttctaaatatttgtcTTACAGTTCTGCtaacattatatatgatttgtataatatgtatataatttaaaattataaatgtcacctgtatgtaaaataaaattatacatatgtatcattttattttacacatataaatataataaacggtCCTCTTTTATTCTATGGCAtatgttataacattttacaacATTATGTAAGTATATTCACATTACAAAGCAAAAATCTATATTCTAttcgttatattttaaatattatgtctcAGGTATCGGTATTATTCTCATACATAGTAATAGCGCTCAaaaacgcttttttttttttaaataaaaaagaattattattggcATATCATTTTTCCCtgcaacaataataaataaataaacgcgataatttttatttgcatcttTTACTCCGTTTTCTTTCGACACAATCTTTGGGTCTTGTcatggattaaaaaaaaaaaaaaaaaaaaaaaacaatattttccttCGCTACGCACATCACGCTCGTCGAGCGTGAAAGATCGGTTGAAACAGATACATAACGCACATTTACGTTTTAAATACGTTGTATGTTTCTCATTTCATGCATACATGCAGTAAAGGAGCAGATAAATGCTCGCGGTATCGTCAATACCGCAATGTCgagtcgtcatcgtcgtcattaTGCAATCTGGAGCTTACGGAAGATCCGGAGTATACTCTGTATCCATAATAAACTCTGAAGGTGAAGAGAGCAGAAAAGAAAGGGCAGTTTTGGCATTGTTCACTGccgatacaagaaaaaaaaaaaaaaaaaaaaagtatctgctataacaaaaataatgaaaagaaattgtatCGTTAAAGCGAAATTTTTTATGGGCATTAAATGTACAGGATGTTTTTCATTTAAGAATATAcgacatttattatatcaaattttaatgatagatTCCTCGACGGATTTACAGCAGATGTTTTTTGGCAACGATAgttgaaatgaaaaatgacgattctttatttttcatcatcaaatatttcaacaatgaAGTCTGTCCGATAATCCCCCTTTCatcccctctccccccccccgcccGGTCAATAGATTccatcttattgttaatagaCTATCATTTtaactgtaaaattttctttgtttactTATCTATCTTGTTAAATTcaaaatctgttttatttttgaatttgttaTTGCTTCGtagattttttctaaaataattgatttcgAAAATGTGTTAATTTACTGAAGCTAAcgaaaatgggacaccctctATAGCAGTAAACTGACATGTCTGGAAATTCGAAACGCCAAAAAATTCCACTtcgaatgaaaaattcaaacacGAGAGTCGATTTTACGCGCGAGGTCGAGTCCACATATCAGTCCATGTTCGTACGACGTAGCTGTCATTGACATTGTGCGTGTCGTGTCTATACATGTATGCGTAAGcgttgtctctttctcttttcccctccttctctctctcacccCCTCTTTTTCACTGTGTATACTTTGTCTCTCATTCGAGCTCTCTCCCTCtagttttttttctcctaCCAAACGCACCAGCAAGAATCCGGGAAGCGTGCCGAGGAGTCGCTGAAATTCGCGAAAATCAACCTCGGAAGATGGACCCGACGTCGAGTATTGTCTACACAAATCGACGCcctcgacgacgacgatgacgccCGCATAGAGAGTAATAGCCCGACCCTGCCGGGAGACTGGCTGACTGATCAGCTGATTCCTTTGTTTAGGTCGCTGACACACACGCGAAAAAGTGCCCTGCCATTTTCAATCGATACTCCGTCCCTGCCCCGGGAGCAGCCCCGATCGTTGCCACAGCCACGGACACGAGGCCCGGGGACATCAGGGCCCCGTTGACAGGCCGCGACCGTCCGCGTAAAATCGCGCGGAAGGCGTACACGCATCCAGGGGGGACACGCATCGCCTCGCGCGGAGAGGTCGCGCGCGCGTACACGGGCTATCCACGTACCTTTGTAGTGAACGCGAAGATTATTTTGCGACAGGCCTATGTAGTTGTACTTGTCCCTCGTACTCCAGGAACGCGGCAGCGGCGTTTCCTCCTCGTTCACCATCGGATAGAGCAGCTTCAGCCGATCCACAGGCTCGCTTTGCCCCGAATTCCTTCTCCCAGGTTCCATAACACTCCGTTCATCGCTGGTGGCGGCCATCATTGTCATCCGCTGCCCCACTCTCGCTCTATCGCCTGCCTGTGTGTGATCCTGGACTGCGAATGCCGTCGCGCACGTCGCACGCGCAACTCGCACTCTCGTGACGACACGCGAGAACCCGAACGAGGGACAGACGCTAGACGCGCGTGCCACCTGCTCCCCCTCTTCTCCTTTCTCGTCTTCTCTTTCGGTCGCTTCATGGTCGCTTCGCATGATCCTCGCTATTCGACGACGAATCACGTCAAGAGAGCCATATTGTTACCTCTTGCACGTTAGACGCCTGATTGGtcgattttttatacaataagtattatatgaatatttcgaAATGAGCCTTTATTAGAattgtaacaatatattttctcttcttttttatttagctgcgcacattttccacaTTCGAAATGAGATggcacatatattatatcaagtacaagaaagaaaaaaagaagcggAATTAAAAACTGagaggaaatatataaaagattcaatCTTTTTAGAGAGTAAATCTTTCAGGGACGCACCAGTAGCGAGTATAGGTTTAGCAAACCCAAGGTACCTGAACTACCAAATacttagttttttaatttaaaagaccTACATCtcttaaagaattaaatagattttcttttaaatagaataattcaTACCTCGGGCAATGCccatcattttaaatataaatttttttttttaagctgtTTAATGGGCTCCCTATATTTTTTCGTCCACGATAGTATGTTTTTCCAAcacaataaaaagatttatattatatatctaaaacttctatatatatatatatatattgcactaataacataaaaacaaaaaaaaatttaaacctCAAAGAGAGAGGGGTCTATTGTTCGATTATCACGAATCTGATGTAACATGATTGgtcacaaatttttaaacagcTGTTTCCGTCAGAAAGCAGTGCAAGTGCAAAGGATATAAagtgctatatatatatgattcttCCGGAATCATTTGGTACCACGAACTACGTCCAAGACTTTATTTTCTGCAACTTTCTGTATATCacgttaaaaatttgtattgtttTCTGAAAGtagtgaataattaatatgttcgAAAGAAAATTGAAGGCCCTTGGTTATATGGAATGGAATAAAGTTGACGGAAATAGTGAGTGATTGTTGACACATGTCATAACCTGTGATACTTCAAATTTTATGCGATATAACTCTTCAAGTAAAAAgtagtaaagaaaaaagaggaaagatcACTTTGAATTTTACACACACGATaagttatcattatttataaaatattctaaaacttCGATGTTTGCttcataaattatgtatgttgCATCATATTAGCCTTTTGACTCCTAATATATGTCGTTTCATAATATTCTGTCTTGCATTTTAACCGGATGattgaatattgaaatattgttaagaatatctcaattattatatttataatcattgcaaaaaattatatttgactctttgaataatttatagataaagtGAACAGTGTTTCCTAGTAAAAATATagcaatataacaaaaaaatatcattattactaattattcaaatattttagatactCAACACTTTAGAAAAGTAATTGTGTGGTTGGAAGATCAAAAGATACGTCATTATACAATAGAGGACCGTAAACAATTAAGGAACATTACATCCTCAGAATGGCCCAagagttttgaaaaatattgcaatgatGTCAAGTGTCCAATAAGCAAGAATGAGACTGATCAATTAGAATGGTTCCTAGGATATGCTATTTGGCTTGAATTTGGAGATGACTGTAAGTATTATTAGaaacttataatattgaaactttCTATATTCCAcatttatatgttatgtaaatagttttatatatatatatatatatatatatatatatatatatatatatataaggattTGATTAATTCTGTtctatatatgattaatagaCACATTGAtagaaagtatataatttattataggtCAAAAATACCAACAAGTTGTAGGAAATAAAGCAAAGGTTAaggaagaaataaagataCCTAGTGTCAAATCCACAAACCCTCTAGATAATTTAGATTGTAAGTAAATTACAGTTTGTAACATCTTATGTAAGAATGTATCACatataaagcaaatattttaaatcttgcatttttcatttttagttGATAGTGATACTTTCAAAACTGGAGTTAGTTCAATAGCaaaattgctaaaagtacCAAAACATACTGATCATCTTGTAACGTTACAAGCATGTAGTAAActtgtatgtaataaattgaatgCAGATGCACTTAAGCAACCTAATAATGCTGTAACTGTCAAGGGTAAATCTCTGACAGCAATGACTATAGTGCCCAGTTTCAATATGGGGGACATAATGCTGGACAATGCTGCCAAAGGTCTTTCTTTGTTATACATACAGGATCTCAGGAATCTCCAGACTAAGATTAACGAAACGATAGTCgctgtacaaaatataacggCTAATCCGAAAACGGACACCAAATTAGGAAAAGTCGGTAAATGAACGGCTATTTATGTATGTTATCTTTTAGAATGACACCTATGTCTTATCTTTACCTTAAACAAAGAATATGGAATATATcaaatcagaaaaatattccTTCTTACATATATGTCTTGAAACAATCTTGGAAATAACGTAAAACTAAATGCATATTAAACGATTTATATCTATCAAAATCAGAATAAGATaagtcaatttatttttactatgttAGTTTGTGCcaagtataataatacatcGATTTTGTGAAGAATTGTAACGTATAACGTtcgtttctcatttttatagaaaatcgatatttcatacatattataataaccatagatttttgctattataacaaaaatactcAGCTcttgtacaaataaaaattactatctcattaatttatatatgcacaGGTAAATAGATTAAgaacattagaaaataaattgttgcaTCACATCATAATACATaagtgaataataaatatatatattaagtagtgaataataaatatatatatttgtaatttctaatcctattaatttatttaaaaatttgcggagaaaattgtgtaaaattttgataatacaaaaattattttattttctacatcaTTATACCAGTGTCGAactaatatacttttattagaaaaaaaatattctttgaaaaaataaaatataaatttatttcatatacgaCATATATTGAATGCAagttacttattgttaggcTGAttagctaaaaataaatttagttttttcttaatttagttttgtctCTATTACTTTCTctaactaatttatattaatatatatgtttagttttattatagctATAATAGGATAATGAAAATCCTAAGAATATCggagtaaaagaaaaaaactgcCTCCTATCATTGAACTATCAATTAAACTGATTTAACTGATTTATTGTATgtgtatcaatattttttaatatcaatgtgtatatatatcttgatttgaaaaaaagtgttagaaaaattatttgatcacatttttatgatgagtattttatatagcaaattgaataaaatctgataaaaaataaaaagattacgaattgtaatatcaataaataaactttttataaacatatgttagtaatcaatatatttctgaCATTACTTGTTTACCATCTTCTTGCTTTTATTATCCATTTCATATTCACTGTGTTATAATATCAGagaattcattaaatataaattgttacagTATATACGAAGATATGTGAATATATtggaatgtatataataaactatctttccttatatatttcgaatttcttaaaagatttattagaaatactGAAAAGCAATTATAAGTACTCTTTACAAGAtgttaatatgttataaaataacaaaattatattggaaAAGTAGTCTATTTCTccctaaaatataataacgatttcgaataaaaaaaacatcctTTTACTTTTCGGTATTTCTGATACATCATAGGCGAGTATACAACAATCtttgaaatagtaaaaaagCGTATTtctatctacatatatatatatatatatatatatatttacatattataaagaattatattatttttgagttcatttaatattaaaagcacatattatttgtcagtaaatataaatatgtagtaATGGCAAAAAACATGCACCTGATATATGGTTATTAATTGTCAATGCagttattatgtataatatttggcGAAGTATTTctgtttattgtaattattttaaaactcatacctgatattatttttctaaaaagaaagTGCTTAGGTATTATATACACTTCCAACAGAATTAAATAAGTCAAAGAAAACtgaatttgtatatattgtaaaattatatatatttataaaaatatgataattaagttATCACAGAATTTATGAATCAGTTTTCTCAATATCAATGCTTTATCTTGAATATAAAGCTTATACACCCATGTATATCCATTTCTTTTATAGCAGTATATTGAAGAATTTGTATAAGCTTGTGAGATTATGATATgtcaaaatgtaatttctatatatgtcGAGATTTTGCTtaagttataatatttgaacactcttaaatatatacagtgtaTGGGATTTCCTTCTGCCATCACAGTTTTTGATATTGCATTAAGAAATCAAGgtgtactttttatattacttgttaaaattgataagaaGCACCTTGTACAATGGTAACaatgataattatgtatattttcacaCACATGATAATTAAG contains the following coding sequences:
- the Ranbpm gene encoding ran-binding protein 10 isoform X1, whose translation is MTMMAATSDERSVMEPGRRNSGQSEPVDRLKLLYPMVNEEETPLPRSWSTRDKYNYIGLSQNNLRVHYKVSRGRVLSSGYGKTHKDAASVRTTHAIPAACGLYYFEVKIVSKGRDGYMGIGLSARDVNVNRLPGWDKHSYGYHGDDGHSFCSSGTGQPYGPTFTTGDVIGCGVNLVDNTAFYTKNGHHLGIAFTDLPTNLFPTVGLQTPGEVVDANFGQLPFVFDIGDMINELRVRTRLQIINYPTPDHGQGQWQAILHRMVCTYLVHHGYLDSAEAFASSTGQVFEEDYSSIKNRQRIIKLVLSGRVGEAIDTTNRLYPGLLDRDPNLLFALKCRQFVEMVNGSDSEVCQNGNPNQTSVIQSTKAYAKSATGTVEEMNISNAMNGTSGPQFVNGQIEDDVDMEESGVNAVNGIKNSNGYQNGNLSSNGYKCQNGEDVDMEIDNSANQSQQQSSNVTDSSTTSKSNKKQLCGGNKQAIEKMLEFGRQLYSQSMHLRQQYGKNDSNKKMLQDAFSLLAYSNPWNSPVGWQLNPQERETVCQRLNSALLESSNLARRPPLEVAASHTRDLVRAMSTANLGACGFAVVDNIIQY
- the LOC140666229 gene encoding RNA transcription, translation and transport factor protein-like; this encodes MFERKLKALGYMEWNKVDGNNTQHFRKVIVWLEDQKIRHYTIEDRKQLRNITSSEWPKSFEKYCNDVKCPISKNETDQLEWFLGYAIWLEFGDDCQKYQQVVGNKAKVKEEIKIPSVKSTNPLDNLDFDSDTFKTGVSSIAKLLKVPKHTDHLVTLQACSKLVCNKLNADALKQPNNAVTVKGKSLTAMTIVPSFNMGDIMLDNAAKGLSLLYIQDLRNLQTKINETIVAVQNITANPKTDTKLGKVGK